The Spirosoma radiotolerans genome has a window encoding:
- a CDS encoding chemotaxis protein CheB: MHVSTTKMAKRDIVVIGSSAGGVQALKELVTSLPADFKAPIFIVQHVAPYAISMLPEILNHAGSLKAVHPTDGDPIQPGHIYLAPPDHHLLVEKDRVLVKKGPKENRFRPSIDALFRSAAYTFGSRVVGVVLTGLLDDGTSGMWSIKRLGGLGIVQEPDDAKFSSMPASVLEYVNVDYVAPLTELGKLLCQVTTEYAPETPELSEEEAHRLRTEINIAAQKNAFEMGTLDIGELSPLACPECHGVLVRWTEGKLIRYRCHTGHTYTAGALLAEVDKSIEDNLWKSVRAIEEAIILLEESGKASALGGDEPMAKRFFTKATENRARAEKLHQFIFQQEQFLQKPA, from the coding sequence ATGCATGTAAGTACCACAAAAATGGCGAAACGGGATATAGTTGTCATCGGCTCGTCGGCCGGAGGTGTTCAGGCTCTCAAGGAGTTAGTAACCTCTTTACCGGCTGACTTTAAGGCACCCATTTTTATTGTACAACATGTAGCCCCTTATGCGATCAGTATGCTGCCGGAGATTTTAAACCATGCCGGTTCGCTCAAAGCAGTACACCCTACCGATGGCGACCCCATTCAGCCGGGACACATCTATCTGGCCCCACCCGACCACCACCTGCTGGTTGAGAAGGATCGGGTGCTGGTGAAAAAAGGTCCTAAAGAAAACCGATTCCGTCCGTCCATTGATGCGCTGTTCCGATCGGCGGCCTACACCTTCGGGTCGCGGGTGGTAGGCGTTGTGTTAACCGGTTTGCTCGACGATGGCACATCGGGTATGTGGTCAATCAAGCGATTGGGCGGCCTGGGCATTGTTCAGGAACCCGACGACGCCAAGTTTTCCAGCATGCCCGCCAGTGTGCTCGAATACGTTAATGTTGATTACGTTGCCCCGCTCACCGAACTGGGAAAGCTGCTTTGTCAAGTCACGACGGAGTACGCTCCGGAGACCCCAGAACTCTCTGAAGAAGAGGCCCATAGACTGCGAACGGAAATTAACATTGCTGCTCAGAAAAATGCCTTTGAGATGGGAACTCTAGACATTGGTGAATTATCCCCCCTTGCCTGCCCGGAATGCCATGGTGTACTGGTTCGATGGACCGAAGGCAAACTGATTCGCTACCGGTGTCATACAGGCCATACCTACACGGCGGGGGCCTTGTTGGCCGAAGTGGACAAATCCATTGAAGATAACCTGTGGAAATCGGTACGGGCTATCGAAGAAGCGATCATTCTGCTCGAAGAATCGGGGAAAGCATCTGCCCTGGGTGGTGATGAACCGATGGCCAAGCGGTTTTTCACCAAGGCTACCGAAAACCGGGCGCGGGCTGAAAAGCTGCATCAATTCATTTTTCAACAGGAACAATTCCTTCAGAAACCGGCCTGA
- a CDS encoding SDR family oxidoreductase, with protein sequence MKTAVVTGANKGIGLEVVRQLAQNGFFVYLGSRSLESGLSVAEKLHADGIRAIEVIQLDVTDPESVLAARAHIGNKTPVLDVLVNNAGISGGFPQSALDATIDQFKEVYDTNLFGVVRVTQAFIDLLKRSPEPRIVNVTSAMASLTLAADSSGSSYHNKLSVYQSSKSALNMYTINLAYELRDTPFKVNMVCPGYTQTDFTGHQGTSTVQQAGQRIAKYALIDQHGPSGKFISEEYFPEPASCPW encoded by the coding sequence ATGAAGACAGCAGTAGTGACAGGGGCCAACAAAGGTATTGGTCTGGAAGTAGTAAGACAGCTTGCCCAAAACGGGTTCTTTGTCTATTTAGGTAGCCGTAGTCTGGAAAGCGGTTTATCTGTAGCGGAAAAGCTCCACGCCGACGGAATTCGTGCTATTGAGGTTATTCAATTGGACGTCACCGATCCTGAATCGGTCCTGGCTGCCCGTGCACACATAGGCAACAAAACGCCGGTGTTGGATGTGCTGGTCAATAATGCAGGCATTTCAGGAGGATTTCCCCAATCCGCCCTTGACGCAACGATTGATCAATTTAAGGAAGTTTACGACACCAACCTGTTCGGGGTAGTCAGGGTTACGCAGGCGTTTATTGATTTGCTGAAAAGGTCGCCTGAACCACGCATTGTCAACGTAACTTCGGCAATGGCCTCGCTTACCCTGGCGGCTGACTCGTCCGGTAGCAGTTACCACAACAAATTGTCGGTCTACCAATCGAGTAAATCGGCGCTCAATATGTACACAATCAATCTGGCTTACGAGCTTCGTGACACTCCGTTTAAAGTGAATATGGTTTGTCCTGGCTACACACAAACCGATTTTACCGGTCATCAGGGAACAAGCACTGTGCAGCAGGCAGGGCAACGGATTGCCAAGTACGCGCTAATCGATCAGCATGGACCAAGCGGCAAATTTATTAGTGAAGAATATTTTCCTGAACCAGCCAGTTGTCCCTGGTAA
- a CDS encoding dihydrodipicolinate synthase family protein, giving the protein MKTSEKGFIPVMLTPFTATGAIDFDALTRLTDFYLQAGAAGLFANCLSSEMFELSESERLRVIEHVLHVVNGLVPVVATGTFGGPIDQQADFVKKVHDTGTQAVILITGLLADETDPDSVFNERVFQLLDRTGTIPVGFYECPVPYKRLISPQQLQVFVDTGRVIYHKDTSLDLVQIKEKLRLAARPGFGLYDAYMVHAVDSLRAGSAGLSCIQGNYFPELIVWLCRHYDDASQQEAVARVQQFIIEHMDVMHNVYPTVSKYFLQLRGFDITTVTRRDVGHFTPELARQIDALFAAYTRLQDDLALTVAR; this is encoded by the coding sequence ATGAAAACATCCGAAAAAGGCTTCATTCCCGTCATGCTTACGCCATTTACGGCAACGGGCGCTATTGATTTCGATGCCCTGACCCGGCTCACGGACTTCTATTTGCAGGCCGGGGCGGCTGGTTTGTTTGCCAATTGCCTGTCGAGCGAAATGTTCGAACTAAGCGAATCCGAGCGGCTTCGGGTCATCGAACACGTGCTACACGTAGTCAATGGTCTGGTACCCGTAGTGGCTACAGGAACATTTGGCGGGCCCATTGATCAACAGGCCGATTTCGTGAAAAAGGTGCATGATACGGGCACACAGGCGGTCATTCTGATTACGGGCCTGCTCGCCGATGAAACCGACCCGGATTCGGTATTCAACGAACGGGTTTTTCAGTTGCTGGATCGTACGGGCACGATTCCGGTCGGTTTTTATGAGTGCCCTGTGCCGTATAAACGCCTGATTTCGCCCCAGCAATTGCAGGTATTTGTGGATACAGGACGGGTGATTTACCATAAGGATACCTCGCTCGATCTGGTGCAGATCAAAGAAAAGCTCCGGTTGGCTGCGCGGCCCGGATTCGGCCTTTACGATGCTTATATGGTGCACGCTGTCGATTCGTTACGGGCGGGTTCGGCGGGGCTTTCCTGCATTCAGGGCAACTACTTTCCCGAGTTGATCGTCTGGCTTTGTCGCCACTACGATGACGCTAGCCAGCAGGAGGCCGTTGCCCGTGTGCAACAGTTTATCATCGAGCATATGGATGTGATGCACAACGTTTATCCAACTGTATCAAAATACTTTTTGCAGCTACGGGGATTCGACATAACGACCGTTACCCGCCGGGATGTAGGCCATTTTACCCCTGAATTAGCCAGGCAGATTGACGCGCTGTTTGCCGCCTACACCCGCTTACAGGATGATCTGGCGCTGACGGTTGCTCGTTAA
- a CDS encoding CheR family methyltransferase: MMPQHPSSIDLQPGKIPPVPVVAIGASAGGMEAFSELLANLSPTTGLAYVYIQHLSPTYESQLTAILSRVTQMPVQEAEHLLRVEANKVYIIPPNKNMEIIDGVLTLMPRRRKAEPESDSTLELFQHLPIDQFFVSLAERQKEGAIGVVLSGMAHDGTLGLRAIKVAGGITFAQDSTAKYISMPQSAIAEGVVDLVLPPRLIAAELERLSQQPAIFQQTIQAESLPATDDALEEDLRAIIQFLRKAIDVDFSQYKMTTIHRRIIRRMVLYKQETLKDYLHYLRLHPAEPGLLYNDLLINVTSFFRDEETMTFLKTDILPRLIKRKSERSPLRIWVPGCSTGQEAYSLAMMLVELFADEAHSVPVQIFATDLSEMAIGRARQGTYSLSEVANVSPRRLQRFFTKNHTTYQISKTIRDLCVFAPHNIFKDPPFSRIDLVSCRNLLIYVNTILQRKALITFHYALNPDGYLLLGKSETVGSKVSLFTPVEKNHKLFSRKNERSDSITVSEAIVDRPNGSQASPTLTPRTTGATIGRHPSGKSPQAVNDLDKLVDQVLLNHFKPASVLVDQELDIVQFRGETSLYLEHASGRASLNLMKMARPSLAFEIRSSIHKVRRSGQPVHKSGLPITVNGKSHLVSIDVLPVGDGTEERLFLILFQEASLAIPAGSELRDGNHNPLEEELAIVREEMRAIIEEHEIANEELQSANEEIVSSNEELQSINEELETSKEEIESTNEELQTINQELQLRNDQLTEAYMYAEAIFSTIREATLVLDKDLRVKSANQVFYQLYGMKEETTVGRLIYEIGNRQWDIPRLRELLEEVFRQDKFIQGFEMKNVFPDIGEKVMRVHARRVIQQQRQEAILLAIEDITEQRQVQQMMEERQVWLNDIIDSAPTLIWLAGTDSRYTFFNKAWLNYTGHTVSQDTGQGWVKDIHPEDRAEYVALYKISFIAREPYQAEYRLKRSDGEYRWMMENAQPTFGPDGTFSGFIGTCAEVHVQKSLNQELDSRVQERTHELTVANNKLLQTNSELSRTAENLQAVLDTSPAAIGLLKAVRSEQDEVTDFKLVVWNQKFAQVVHEPMKRLPGKLASELADGLWHEETLDQLRQVHENGKATYREWQELVGGQERWISMAIDRHDDGVILTGLDITLLKQAEQQQDRWLQELERSQQTMQDLEQMRRYVRERGEFLRTTSHDLRGSFGVIQGAASLLNLMDTKEEREQMLSMLNRNLGQVTSLLTQLLDYSRLESGQEKVYNQFFDASTVLHELSQSMEPVAGERKLWIRVEGPDTLPVSGDLVKVQRIAQNLVLNALKYTQKGGVTIVWRASDDGGWQLSVQDTGPGMPQQTIRQLLNKAEPTPRNEQEPAVSPTSGEGIGLSIVQQLSAMLKARIEVESEAGVGTLVHVYFA, translated from the coding sequence ATGATGCCTCAACACCCTTCCTCAATAGATCTGCAGCCCGGCAAAATACCACCCGTACCCGTTGTCGCGATTGGCGCGTCGGCTGGCGGCATGGAAGCTTTTTCCGAACTGTTGGCAAACCTGTCGCCCACTACCGGATTGGCTTATGTATATATTCAGCACCTGAGCCCAACCTACGAAAGTCAACTGACAGCCATTTTGAGTCGGGTAACGCAGATGCCCGTTCAGGAAGCCGAGCACCTGCTTCGGGTGGAAGCTAATAAGGTTTACATTATTCCGCCCAATAAAAATATGGAGATTATCGACGGGGTGCTGACCCTGATGCCCCGTCGGCGGAAAGCTGAGCCGGAATCGGATAGCACTCTGGAATTATTCCAGCATTTGCCCATTGACCAGTTTTTTGTATCCCTGGCCGAACGCCAAAAAGAGGGCGCTATTGGGGTTGTGCTGTCCGGTATGGCACACGACGGTACGCTGGGTTTGCGGGCTATCAAAGTGGCCGGAGGAATTACCTTTGCCCAGGATTCGACGGCCAAATACATAAGTATGCCGCAATCGGCCATTGCCGAGGGCGTTGTCGATCTGGTTTTACCCCCTCGATTGATAGCGGCCGAACTGGAGCGGCTTAGCCAGCAGCCGGCTATCTTTCAGCAAACGATACAGGCCGAATCGTTGCCTGCAACAGATGACGCCCTAGAGGAAGACCTGCGGGCTATCATTCAATTCCTGAGAAAAGCCATCGACGTCGACTTCAGTCAGTACAAAATGACCACCATCCATCGGCGCATCATCCGGCGCATGGTACTCTACAAACAGGAAACCCTGAAAGACTACCTGCACTATTTACGGTTGCACCCGGCGGAACCAGGTCTGTTGTACAATGATCTACTCATCAACGTAACCAGTTTTTTCAGGGATGAAGAAACAATGACTTTCCTAAAAACGGATATACTGCCCAGGCTCATCAAGCGCAAATCCGAGCGCAGTCCGCTTCGAATATGGGTGCCGGGCTGTTCGACGGGGCAGGAAGCCTATTCGCTGGCCATGATGCTCGTAGAACTATTCGCCGACGAAGCGCACTCGGTACCCGTTCAGATTTTTGCGACCGACCTGAGTGAGATGGCCATTGGCCGGGCCAGGCAGGGTACCTATTCCCTGAGTGAAGTGGCAAACGTATCGCCCAGGCGCTTACAGCGCTTCTTTACGAAAAACCACACGACTTACCAGATCAGCAAAACCATACGGGACCTGTGCGTTTTTGCTCCGCACAACATTTTCAAGGATCCGCCTTTTTCCCGAATCGACCTGGTTAGTTGCCGAAACCTGTTGATTTATGTCAACACGATATTACAACGAAAAGCACTGATCACGTTTCATTATGCGCTGAACCCTGATGGATATTTGTTGCTCGGGAAGTCCGAAACGGTTGGCTCTAAAGTATCTTTGTTTACGCCTGTTGAAAAGAATCACAAACTATTCAGCCGTAAAAATGAGCGGTCAGACAGTATAACGGTCAGTGAGGCCATTGTTGATCGCCCGAACGGGAGCCAAGCGTCCCCCACATTGACTCCCAGAACTACTGGGGCCACTATCGGTAGACATCCATCAGGTAAAAGTCCTCAAGCTGTGAATGATTTAGATAAACTGGTCGATCAGGTACTCCTGAACCACTTCAAGCCTGCCAGCGTACTGGTCGATCAGGAGTTGGACATCGTACAGTTCCGGGGAGAAACCAGCCTGTACCTGGAACATGCATCGGGCCGGGCCAGCCTGAACCTGATGAAAATGGCACGCCCCTCGCTGGCCTTCGAGATTCGGAGCTCGATTCATAAAGTTCGCAGATCGGGTCAGCCAGTGCATAAGTCGGGCCTGCCAATCACGGTAAACGGGAAAAGTCACCTCGTTTCTATCGACGTGCTGCCAGTCGGCGATGGGACTGAAGAGCGCTTGTTTCTGATTCTTTTTCAGGAAGCTTCTCTGGCCATACCCGCCGGGTCGGAGTTGAGGGATGGTAATCATAACCCCCTGGAGGAAGAACTGGCTATTGTTCGGGAAGAGATGCGTGCCATCATTGAGGAGCATGAAATAGCGAATGAAGAGCTGCAATCAGCCAACGAAGAGATCGTGAGCAGCAACGAAGAGCTGCAAAGCATCAACGAAGAACTGGAAACGAGCAAAGAAGAAATTGAATCCACCAACGAAGAGCTTCAGACGATCAACCAGGAGTTGCAGCTTCGTAACGATCAGCTCACGGAAGCCTATATGTATGCCGAAGCCATCTTTTCGACCATTCGCGAGGCTACACTCGTGCTCGACAAAGACCTTCGGGTAAAAAGCGCCAACCAGGTCTTTTATCAGCTATACGGCATGAAGGAGGAGACGACTGTAGGGCGGCTGATCTACGAAATCGGTAACCGGCAGTGGGATATTCCACGCCTGCGCGAATTGCTGGAGGAGGTCTTCCGGCAGGATAAGTTCATTCAGGGCTTCGAGATGAAGAACGTATTTCCGGATATTGGCGAAAAGGTAATGCGGGTACACGCCCGCCGGGTTATTCAACAGCAACGGCAGGAAGCCATTCTGCTGGCTATCGAAGACATCACCGAGCAGCGGCAGGTGCAGCAGATGATGGAAGAACGCCAGGTCTGGCTGAACGACATCATCGACTCGGCGCCTACGCTGATCTGGTTGGCCGGGACCGATAGCCGGTACACCTTCTTCAACAAAGCCTGGCTCAACTACACGGGTCATACGGTCAGTCAGGATACCGGACAGGGCTGGGTGAAAGACATTCACCCCGAAGACCGCGCGGAGTATGTGGCGTTGTATAAAATCAGTTTTATTGCCAGAGAGCCGTATCAGGCCGAATACCGGCTGAAGCGAAGCGATGGGGAATACCGCTGGATGATGGAAAACGCGCAGCCTACGTTTGGGCCCGATGGCACGTTTAGCGGCTTTATAGGTACCTGTGCCGAGGTGCATGTGCAGAAAAGCCTGAACCAGGAATTGGATAGCCGGGTGCAGGAGCGTACGCATGAACTGACTGTAGCCAATAATAAACTGCTGCAGACCAATAGTGAACTGAGCCGAACGGCCGAAAACTTGCAGGCTGTTCTCGATACATCTCCAGCTGCCATTGGCCTATTGAAGGCTGTACGGTCAGAGCAGGACGAGGTGACCGATTTTAAACTCGTGGTCTGGAATCAGAAATTTGCTCAAGTCGTGCATGAGCCGATGAAACGGCTTCCGGGCAAACTGGCCAGTGAACTGGCCGATGGCCTGTGGCATGAAGAAACCCTGGACCAGCTTCGGCAAGTACACGAAAACGGTAAAGCTACCTATCGGGAATGGCAGGAGCTTGTGGGCGGCCAGGAGCGGTGGATCAGCATGGCCATTGATAGACACGACGATGGGGTGATTCTGACAGGGCTGGATATTACCTTGCTGAAACAGGCCGAACAGCAGCAGGATCGCTGGCTTCAGGAACTGGAGCGTTCGCAGCAAACCATGCAGGATCTGGAGCAGATGCGCCGGTATGTACGGGAGCGGGGCGAGTTTCTGCGAACAACGTCTCACGACCTGCGGGGTAGCTTTGGGGTTATTCAAGGGGCCGCTTCACTGCTGAATTTAATGGACACCAAAGAAGAACGGGAGCAAATGCTGAGTATGTTGAACCGAAATCTCGGGCAGGTAACTTCGCTGCTGACCCAACTGCTCGATTATTCGCGTCTGGAGTCGGGGCAGGAGAAGGTTTATAACCAGTTCTTCGACGCATCGACGGTTCTGCACGAACTTAGCCAGAGTATGGAGCCCGTTGCCGGAGAACGGAAGCTTTGGATTCGCGTCGAGGGGCCCGATACGCTGCCCGTATCGGGCGACCTGGTAAAGGTTCAGCGGATTGCCCAAAATCTGGTGCTGAACGCCCTGAAATACACCCAGAAAGGGGGCGTAACCATCGTCTGGCGTGCCAGCGACGATGGTGGCTGGCAACTCAGTGTGCAGGATACGGGGCCGGGCATGCCCCAACAAACGATCCGCCAATTGCTTAACAAAGCGGAACCAACGCCCCGTAATGAGCAGGAACCCGCCGTGTCACCGACTTCGGGCGAGGGCATCGGCCTATCCATTGTCCAGCAGTTGAGTGCCATGCTGAAAGCCCGTATCGAGGTAGAAAGTGAGGCTGGTGTAGGCACGCTGGTACACGTATACTTCGCCTAA
- a CDS encoding LytR/AlgR family response regulator transcription factor produces MVKSYNALIVDDSPSDVAILTEYISEANMAVTPYTTDQVTEAYQVLNRQPIDLIFLDMDINGASGFDLLALLPSHPPIIVISAHPAYAVDCFDLDIVDFIQKPYTSSRLYRAISRALTPEQAPSSSTALPTLLTKPARETIYLKAGRRTERFFLDEIQLIEAYGIYSKLHLTHTMSVVNEKISQLESLLPANQFIRIHKSFIVNTAYITGVEPKAIYLDKTRLIIGVTFRDHVHSQLKQLGVEQ; encoded by the coding sequence ATGGTAAAATCGTATAATGCATTAATCGTTGATGATAGCCCCTCAGATGTTGCCATTTTAACCGAGTACATCAGCGAAGCCAACATGGCCGTTACTCCTTACACAACCGACCAGGTTACGGAAGCCTATCAAGTACTAAATAGGCAGCCGATTGACCTGATCTTCCTGGATATGGATATCAATGGTGCATCAGGTTTTGATTTATTGGCCTTACTCCCCAGTCATCCGCCTATTATTGTTATCTCTGCTCACCCTGCCTACGCCGTCGATTGTTTCGATCTGGACATCGTTGACTTTATTCAAAAACCATATACGTCTTCGCGTTTATACCGGGCTATTAGCCGCGCCCTAACACCAGAGCAAGCACCGTCCAGCTCAACCGCCCTCCCGACGCTTCTGACCAAGCCCGCTCGGGAAACCATTTATTTAAAAGCCGGACGCAGAACAGAACGCTTTTTTCTAGACGAAATTCAGCTGATCGAAGCATACGGAATTTATAGTAAGCTACACCTTACGCATACGATGTCTGTTGTGAACGAAAAAATTTCCCAACTGGAGAGCCTACTCCCGGCCAATCAGTTTATCCGGATTCATAAATCGTTCATTGTCAACACAGCTTACATTACGGGCGTTGAGCCCAAGGCCATTTACCTCGACAAAACCCGCCTGATTATCGGCGTTACATTCCGCGATCATGTGCATAGCCAGCTGAAGCAACTCGGGGTCGAGCAGTAA
- a CDS encoding RNA polymerase sigma factor, which produces MLSDQELVKQYTTTGKDKYFAQIYIRHRQLVYQKCLFYVSNTDDAEDFVQDIFVQLTRKVYSYKGDAKFTTWLHSVTVNYCIDQLRKQQQNQAMWRNYQYDLLQMDDWAGSDEVYFQAFERVLNQLPPYQRDLLLAKYGERAPIKDIAFSQAITTSAVKMRIKRAREYARILYDRILAEGES; this is translated from the coding sequence ATGCTATCAGATCAAGAACTTGTTAAACAGTACACTACCACCGGCAAGGACAAGTACTTTGCCCAGATCTACATCCGCCACCGTCAACTCGTCTATCAAAAATGTTTGTTTTACGTGAGCAATACGGATGATGCAGAAGACTTCGTACAGGACATTTTCGTGCAGTTGACCCGCAAGGTTTATAGTTATAAAGGGGACGCAAAATTTACCACCTGGCTTCATTCCGTCACGGTGAACTACTGCATTGATCAATTAAGAAAACAGCAGCAGAACCAGGCTATGTGGCGGAATTATCAGTATGATTTGTTGCAGATGGACGACTGGGCAGGCTCTGATGAGGTGTACTTTCAAGCCTTCGAGCGGGTGCTTAATCAGCTGCCTCCCTATCAGCGCGACCTGTTGCTGGCCAAATACGGCGAACGGGCACCGATCAAAGACATTGCCTTCAGTCAGGCTATAACCACGAGTGCGGTTAAGATGCGAATCAAACGAGCGCGTGAATATGCCCGGATTTTGTATGATAGAATTCTGGCTGAGGGAGAATCCTGA
- a CDS encoding sodium:solute symporter: MKNLPIIDLAVIASYLVAMVLVGVYFSRKNKNADQFTKASGLIPGWATGLSIYATFLSSNTFLGVPGKAFGGNWNAFVFSLSMPLAAYTAARFFIPFYRRTGEISAYTHLEHRFGPWARTYAVVCFLLTQLARMGSIFLGIALSLQALTGYSMQLIMVVMGVCIIIYTVLGGMEAVIWTEVVQAVIKTFGALLILYLIVGSVPGGTAKIVEIGQANGKFSLGTFSLTFTESSFWVVLLYGFFINLNNFGMDQNYIQRYHTTASTQEASKSLWLCVWLYVPASLLFFIIGACLFSYYQLHPESIEAIKQKVALDRLPASAPASEVARLVATLQPADYGDKVMPHFMVTNIPPGLMGLIISAILSAAMSTISSGMNASATVFTEDIYKRYIDSHLSGRKLLTLLHLTTVVSGLAGLGAGLAMIGVKSILDAWWTLSGIFAAGMLGLFLLGLISRQTTSHVALTATTVGVLVILWMTFSGNLPDQYSYLRNSLHSNMIIVVGTLTIFLIGILLTKITNRSTRPRAEGAMVSRE, translated from the coding sequence ATGAAAAATCTGCCCATCATTGATCTGGCTGTCATTGCCAGCTACCTAGTCGCTATGGTGTTGGTGGGCGTTTATTTTTCCCGGAAAAACAAAAACGCCGATCAGTTCACGAAAGCGTCCGGCCTGATTCCGGGCTGGGCAACAGGCTTATCCATCTACGCCACCTTTCTGAGCAGCAACACGTTTCTGGGCGTGCCCGGCAAAGCGTTTGGGGGCAACTGGAATGCGTTTGTTTTCAGCCTGTCGATGCCCCTGGCAGCTTATACAGCCGCTCGTTTTTTTATTCCTTTTTACCGGCGTACCGGCGAAATTTCGGCTTATACACATCTCGAACACCGGTTTGGTCCCTGGGCCAGAACCTACGCAGTTGTCTGTTTCTTACTGACTCAACTGGCTCGGATGGGCTCTATTTTTCTGGGAATTGCCCTCAGTTTACAGGCACTCACCGGTTATTCCATGCAGCTGATCATGGTCGTGATGGGGGTCTGTATCATTATTTATACCGTTCTGGGTGGGATGGAAGCCGTCATCTGGACGGAAGTCGTTCAGGCGGTTATCAAAACCTTTGGCGCCCTGCTCATTCTTTACCTGATTGTTGGATCGGTACCCGGCGGAACCGCTAAAATTGTCGAGATCGGGCAGGCAAATGGCAAATTCAGCCTCGGCACATTCTCGCTTACCTTCACGGAGTCCTCCTTTTGGGTCGTGTTGCTGTATGGCTTTTTTATCAACCTGAACAACTTCGGGATGGATCAAAATTACATTCAGCGTTATCATACAACGGCCTCGACCCAGGAAGCGTCGAAATCACTCTGGCTCTGTGTGTGGCTGTATGTACCCGCGTCGCTGCTCTTTTTTATCATTGGCGCTTGTTTGTTCTCGTATTACCAGCTTCATCCGGAATCCATCGAGGCCATTAAGCAGAAAGTGGCGCTGGATCGGTTGCCAGCCAGCGCGCCGGCTTCGGAAGTTGCCCGTCTGGTGGCTACGCTTCAGCCCGCCGACTATGGTGATAAAGTGATGCCGCATTTTATGGTGACCAACATCCCGCCGGGCCTGATGGGCCTGATCATTTCGGCTATTTTATCGGCCGCCATGAGCACCATTAGTTCCGGAATGAATGCGTCGGCCACGGTATTTACCGAAGATATTTATAAACGCTACATCGATTCTCACCTGTCGGGCCGCAAATTGCTGACGCTGCTGCATCTGACGACGGTGGTGTCTGGGCTGGCGGGGTTAGGGGCGGGGCTGGCCATGATTGGGGTAAAAAGTATTCTGGATGCCTGGTGGACATTATCCGGAATTTTTGCTGCGGGTATGCTCGGCCTTTTTTTGCTGGGATTGATTAGCCGCCAGACAACCAGTCATGTAGCCCTGACAGCCACCACCGTGGGTGTGCTGGTAATTCTCTGGATGACATTTTCCGGCAATCTGCCCGACCAGTATAGCTACCTCCGGAATAGCCTGCACAGCAACATGATTATCGTTGTGGGTACATTAACGATTTTCCTGATTGGTATCCTATTAACAAAAATTACCAACCGTAGCACCCGGCCTCGTGCTGAAGGCGCTATGGTTTCGCGCGAGTAA
- a CDS encoding glycosyltransferase encodes MRRLNILIWHIHGAYLTAITQAEHNWYLPTKPGAPEGYSGRGKDSTMPDYVREVPADAVRNLDLDLVICQTPRNYQTDRFEILSLAQRQLPTIYLEHNTPEPHPTDSRHPAADDPGAVLIHVTNYNRLMWDNGQTPTRVINHSVAIDTSVRYTGRHKQGIVVVNELQRRGRMAGFDLFEQFRQRLPLTVVGMKSAEIGGIGEIHYSQLHQTVAEYRFLFSPMRYSSLPLAVIEAMTIGMPIVALATTELPRVIQNGVHGFVSTDPDELMDAMEQLLDNPAEARRMGDNARELARRDFGLDRFVADWNAVFAELTQAVMS; translated from the coding sequence ATGAGACGACTGAATATACTGATCTGGCACATTCATGGGGCCTATTTAACGGCCATTACCCAGGCCGAACACAACTGGTATCTGCCCACAAAGCCTGGAGCACCCGAAGGCTACAGCGGCCGGGGCAAGGATTCGACCATGCCCGACTATGTGCGTGAAGTACCGGCCGATGCGGTGCGAAACCTCGATCTTGACCTGGTTATTTGTCAGACGCCCCGGAATTACCAAACCGATCGGTTCGAGATTCTATCGCTGGCTCAGCGGCAGTTGCCCACTATCTACCTCGAACACAATACGCCCGAGCCGCACCCCACCGACTCCCGGCACCCGGCGGCCGATGATCCGGGGGCGGTGCTTATTCATGTAACAAACTACAATCGGCTGATGTGGGATAATGGCCAGACACCCACTCGAGTGATCAATCATAGCGTGGCTATAGATACCTCGGTTCGCTACACCGGTCGGCATAAGCAGGGGATTGTGGTGGTGAATGAACTGCAACGCCGGGGGCGCATGGCCGGCTTCGATCTGTTTGAGCAGTTTCGGCAGCGGCTTCCGCTCACGGTAGTCGGGATGAAATCAGCCGAGATCGGGGGCATTGGCGAAATTCACTATAGCCAACTGCACCAGACGGTGGCTGAGTATCGGTTTCTGTTCAGTCCGATGCGTTACAGCAGTTTGCCCCTGGCCGTGATTGAAGCGATGACGATTGGCATGCCCATTGTGGCCCTGGCCACGACCGAATTACCCCGAGTTATTCAGAATGGCGTTCACGGGTTTGTCTCGACGGACCCCGACGAACTGATGGACGCCATGGAGCAGTTGCTAGACAATCCGGCGGAAGCCCGGCGCATGGGCGACAATGCCCGCGAGCTGGCCCGGCGAGATTTTGGGCTGGACCGGTTTGTGGCCGATTGGAATGCGGTGTTTGCCGAATTAACGCAAGCGGTAATGAGTTAG